The Chitinophagaceae bacterium nucleotide sequence TATCTTTATTTCTTCTCCGTCCAACAATCGGCTCACCATTGGCTTCACGTTTAAATGCATAACCAAATTGCCCACGGTCATCTTTTAAACTCATGTCAACATCTAAACTGAAACGGTCGCTGAAACGGTAACGCAATCCCGGGTTAATAACTATGTAAGGGTCATCTTTAATATCTACTGATTCAGCAAAGCCAAGAACATAGCGTCCGAATAATTTCTTTCGGCTGTCAGAACTTCCGCTGATACGCAGGAATGCCCATGGAACCTGCCTTAAAAATTTACCGGGAGTACGTAATTCAAAATAATCTTTTTGCCATAAGGGTTGGTACTCAGCTGCTATACTTACATCCCAAAAGTTTTTGAAAAACCAGAAGGCACTGGCACTATAACGGATATTGGCAAACACAAAAGGTTTGTACAACATTTCATGCCTTATTCCAAAGCCAAAATTATAAGCATTGAATTTTTTTGTTGGTGTGGCATGCACATAATTGATCTTGAATTGAGTCATGACTTCATTTGGAGCGACTAAAAATCCTAGATCATTCGGATCATATTTATCACTTTCGATACTGCTGCTGAGGCTGTATTGAATTTTACCGCTTACTTTCCCAAGTGTTACAAGACTTTTAAAGCCATTATAAGGATTGGCGCCCATGATCTGGCTGTAATCAAACTTTCCCTGTAAACCGTATTTGTTGCTTTTCCCAAACAATGCAATATCCGATCCTGTAACGTTCGCATCTCTTGCTGCCCCACTGCGTGTAGTATTTGCATTGGTGAGAGTAATAGATGAGCGGCCTTTCAACGCCTGGTCAATTACAATGAGATTATAATTCGTTAATGGTTCTGTTTGAATACGCTGTTGCTGCTTATTGTTGATGTTCTCAACTTCAGCAAACATCTGTGCTCCAATTGCATTGAAAATACCAATGCCCAATTTCTGCTTTGTTCGTCCTGAAAACTTGGTAGCATTCAGTAACTGCACCACACCAGGGTTGGAAATAATTTTTGTACTGTCAGTTGAACCTATGCTCCTTGCATTATAATAACCTGATGGAGTTGCTCCCACTCTTCGTGAATAAAACAATCCTCCTTTATTAAATATCTCCGTGCCTTCTGTAAAGAATGGACGGTTCTCCTGGAACTGTACTTCAAAAGGCGACAGGTTATTAATCACATTATCAGATATCACCTGCCCGAAATCAGGAATCAATGTCATATCCAATGTAAAACTTTCATTCACTCCATATTTTACATCCATACCACCATTCCGCAAAAACTCATTGAGTCTTCCTTTTGAAGTTGGCGTAGTTCTGTAACCTGCAGTTATGTAAGGAAGAAAAGACAAACGCAAAGGTGGTGTCAGATTTTCTAATCCGCTTAAACGGCCAAACTGATTTACAAATCCATTTTGATTGGGGTTGATATTATTCCAGTAAGAACTTTCATTACTTCGCCGTACATAACGCTGAAAGTTGATGCCCCAATCCTGTTTATCTTTTTTTGCAAAGCGAAGTGAAGAGTATGGAATTTTCATTTCAATTACCCATCCATCTTCTTTCATAGTTACTTTACTTTCCCATACAGCATCCCAGCTGTAATCACTTGGCGGGCCAAACTGCGAAGAACGATTCGGGCTTAATCTACCATCACTCTGCACATTTCGGCTGGTAACCAAAAACTGAAAGCCATTCTGATCATCATTATACGTATCAAAGAAAACTGAGAAATAATCAATGTCCTGCCTGCTTTCTCCATCTCGTGCAGTTAACTGAGTACGTACAAGTTTTGGGTCATCATATAAATAAGCACCAATGTAAATAGATGAATTATCATACACCACAAACACTTTGGTAGCATAAGCAGATGCTTCGCCATAGTTGGGACTGTTGACCACAAAGTTTTCAGCAACCGGCGCATTTTGCCAAATGGCTTCATTGAGCACACCATCAATTTTTGGAGTTGTAAAAATCTTATTCGCCTGGATGGTTCGTTCAGGTTCATTTCCGGCATAAGACAGTACAGCGGCAAGCAGAAAAAGCAAAGAAAATAGTCCTTTCATAAAGGGCGCAAGCTATATAAAAAAACCGCCCATACGGTTGAATTTGTATGAGCGGTTTAATGAATTATTCCTTTTTCAATAGGGAAATACTATCTTAATTCATTTTCTTCTTAAGGTTATTTACCTGGTCCTGCAGGTTGGTTACCAGTGATGCAAGATTGCTCACATCCCAGCGTTGGCCCTGTCCTACTTTGCTGATGACCATTTGTGCACTCCAGAACTCCAATACATCTTCTGTATTTACCTGGTATGGTTGATAAACCGGGTTATCGCTGAGCAGAGTCAATTTATTTTTGCTGCGGTTGCTTTTTAATACACGTTTATACACTACTCCTTCCGATTTACTCAACACGATATAGGCATTGTTATTCTTTACATCATCAAGGTTTTCAACCTTTGCACCAACAATTACACTGCCGCTGGGTGTTGGCATCATACTGTCACCAATAATTTCAAATGCACGGTAAGTGCCGCTGGTGAGCATGGGTAAAGTAAATGTATTCAGCTCATCGAGGAATTCAGGATCGGCATATCCATTCAAATAACCGGCTGCTGCTTTTACAGGTACAAAATGAATGACATTGGTTTCAGCGAGCATTTTTAATTGCCTGCGTTTAGCAAGGTAACTGCCTTTTGTTTCACTCAGGTCTTTACGAAGCAGGTCATCAATACTCACTTTAAACAGATCGCTTACTGTTTCCAATACTTCGTAATTGGGTTCTGCCCGTTCTTCCTCATAGGCGCCCACCAGTGAGCGTTTGATTCCGATTTTCTGAGCAAATTCGTCCTGTGTAAAACCACGCAGCTTGCGCAAATACTTCATGTTTTGATTGGCCATTGCCATATGATACTAATTTTATTGGAGCTAAGATACTAATTATTTTAGTTTTACAAAATTTTGAGAACATTTATTTTGCTTTACTTTATTCCCTGCTGTTTCTATTATATTTTTCTAATGACCGTAATCATTGCAAAAGAGGAACACTTGAGTATAACTTCATATGCATTTTAACTAGTAACAATACAATGCTTTCCAATGGAACTCCTTTAAAATGCCGGTTGAAACCGGTATTACAAATAGCTGATTCCGGTTTTGCTATAACATGAGTACCGATCAGTCTTTCCATTAATTAAACTTACAATTATGAAAAAAATTACTCCTGAGTGGTTACACAGGTTAGGTTTGCTGTTCCTTTTGCAACTGCTCTTTTCTTCATCTGTTTTTTCACAGGGATTTTCTCCTGCAGTACAAAACAGATTACAGTATATTATCGACAGTTTTCAGAATAATCCTGCCAACCCTTTTGTTGGAGGAATAGCTGTTGCAATAAATGTTGACGGACTTGCTTTGTGGCAGGGATCTACCGGTTATGCAGCCCGCAATATTGATGCACAAAACAACCTGTTACCTGGCGGCACTCTTTTTACAAAAAATATGCTGTCAAGAATTTACAGTGTTACAAAACTTTCACCGCAGCACTTGTACTTGAACTTGCAAGAGAAGGATCTTTAAATCTGGATGCACCGGTCAGCAATTATATTCCATTGCAACTGATTAACCCCGGACTCAACAGTTCAGTTACAATTCGCCAGTTACTGGCACATGAAAGTGGTTACAGCGATTATACAGATGAATACATGTTACAGGTATCAGTCGCATTTCAGCCTGCACGGGTTTGGAATGCTTTTGAAACCATCAGTTTTTGTCACCAGATTAATGTTCCCGGTGCAGAACGCCAATACAGCAGTACCAATTACATTATGCTTGGTGCAATTATCGAAACTGTAACCGGCAAGCCAATGGAACAGCATTACAGGGAACGTTTTTTTGATAAGCTGGGGTTTACCTCTATGTATCTTGGTGGAAGAGAATCTCAAAATGGTCATGGTGAACTTGCAGCACCGCATGATAATTTGAGTATGTTTAATCCTGTTTTCCAAATGACGGGCCAACCAACATTTCCTGATGCTTATACGAATATTACAAGATTTCCTTTAGATGCAATTGTATCACTTGCTTTCAGCGGTGGTGGTATTGTTTCCAATGCGGCTGAGCTGGCTGAATGGCGAAATGCATTGTTTGGTGGAAGAGCAACAAGTGCTTCTACCCTGCAAGCAATGGTAAACTCTATTCCGGCAACCTCTGATGAAGATGGCGATTATCTTGGATATGGTATCTGGACAAATAAAAAAATAAGTACAACAGATTACTTTGTTGGCCATAATGGAAGTGCAATTGGTTACAGATCATTAATGATGTATCAGCCCGACCGTAAAATGACCATTGCCTTAGTAACCAATTACGCAGGCTGCAATCCATATTTAATTGAAAAAGCATTGTATGAAGCGCTGCCCAATTTTATCTGCGGAAATGATAACCGCAAAGAGTGGAAAATACTGCTTTGTTACAAAGGAAAAGATATTTGCGTTGCAAGAGAAGCTGCTCCGGTTCATATAAACAAAGGAGCCTATCTTGGTTCCTGCAGTATGGAATTACCTGCTGTACAAACCAGTGGCACTAACAGCAGTATAGATCAGACAAATGAAGAAACAGCATTTACTGCTTATCCGAATCCATTCAGCAACCAGGTTACAATTCAGCTGAAAGCATCAAAAAGCGGAGTAGTGAGTTTGAACCTGTATGATCTCAATGGTAAATTGGTAAAACACCTGTTTACAGGAAACATGCAGGAAGGAACGATGAAACAGGTAATACTTCAATCAAATGGATTACCAGCTGGCACATATATCTGCCGTTTACAAACCAATGCAGGCATCAGTAACCGAAGATTGATATTGAATAAATAGCAGACATACAATTAAAAAAACAACAAACCCCGAAGCAGTTAAAGTTTCGGGGTTTGTTTATGCGGTTTATTGTGAACTAAAAAATCTTATCCTGCATTTCAGTTGTTTCTTTCACCACCTGCTCATCAAGAGCAATTCCTTTGTGGGCAATTGCTTCCCGCAAAACATCATTGATGGTAATTACTCCCTGAAACTGTGTATTATCAAATACCAGAAGATATCTTGTTTTATGACTGTTTAGAAGTTTCATACAGGATTCTACTGATTCTTCTGATCCGATTACCGGCAAGTTACTGCCCATTACCTCTTTCACCGTTGCCGAGTCACTATGCAGTCCTTTTAAAATTACATTCCGGCTGTAATCCCGTTCAGAAAATATTCCAGCGAATTCATTCATTTTTTTTACAACAAGATAACTGAGGTTTACCGAACTCATCAGTTGAAGGGCTTCTATCACCTTTGCATCGGCATCAATTACATTAAATATGTGAGGCTTGTTTTTTAAAATGTCGGCGGCAGTTCTCATAACAATCGTTTTTGTTTAACTAAATATACGTTTTGAATTGCTTATTAAAAAGAGATTGTTTTCAGTTCAATTTTGTGAACTCCTGAATATATCAGACTTTTACCTGCATATAAAGGCTGACTCTATAAAGTAAACCAAATGGCGAAACCAAAAAAGAATACTTCCCCTGCAAAAGTAAAAGCAGTGAAGGAACGACCTATTATCCTTATAACAAACGACGATGGTGTAACTGCTCCCGGTATCCGCAACCTGGCAGAAGCAGTAAAAGATCTTGGAAAAGTGGTAATTGTTGCCCCTGATAAGCCTCAAAGCGGCATGGGCCATGCCATCACTATCGGCTTTCCACTGCGCATGCAGCAACTGCATATCATGGATGGTATTGAAACATGGCAAACCAGCGGCACACCGGTTGACTGTGTAAAACTGGCTGTCGACAAGGTACTGCACCGCAAACCCGATATCTGCCTGAGTGGAATTAACCATGGTGCCAATCACAGCATTAATGTTATTTACAGTGGAACCATGAGTGCGGCTATTGAAGCAAGTATTGAAAGCATCCCATCTATTGGCTTTTCATTGCTTAACTACAGTATGGAAGCCGATTTCAGTGCCAGCAGAGTTTATGCAAAAAAAATTGTGGAACAGGTGCTGGCATCAAAAAAATTAGACAAACACCTTTGCCTCAATGTAAATATTCCCAATGTAGACGCCAGCTTAATTAAAGGAGTAAAGTCTGCCGCCAGGCTTATGCCAAATATGTGGAAGATTTTGATGAACGCAAAGACCCCAGCGGCAAGAATTATTACTGGCTCACTGGTGAGTTTAAAAACTTTGACAAAGGAAAAGACACGGATGTTTGGGCATTGGAACACAATTTTGTGAGTGTAGTTCCCGTTCAATTCGATCTGACAAATTATGCGTTAAAAAAATTACTTGAAACAAAACTGAAATTCTGATGCTGAAACTTGATAAACTGCCTTTTGGAATTGTATTGGGTGCTTTAGCTCCTATTCTTGGCCTTGTTGTATACTATTTCCTGAAGTCTCCTTCCATCAGCTTTGGCGAATTTGTAGAATATTTTTTCAGAACCAAAGCAATGCTTACTGCAGTAGGCAGCCTCAGCCTGATTGCCAACATTATTTTATTTACTCTTTTCATCAATGCACGCAGAGATAAAACCGCCATTGGTATTTTCATTATGACATTGATGTACGGATTAATGATCCTGTATGCAAAGTTTTTTATGTAAACTGGTCTGCTTTTAAAACTCACTGTTTAAATATAAAGAATGTAAAAGGGTTGCCTTTGCCGGCAACCCTTAACCCTTTTCTTATTGTTGATGTCTGTAAAATCAGCTCTTTACAATTGCTGATTCAGAAACAACTTTTGAGCTGTTCTTTACATTGAAAACTTCTGTTTTAGAACCTTTCACATCACGGATTTCAAAACGAACATCAATTCCTTCGAGTTCTTTGTTGAATTGAAACTTACGTGTAATGTTTGTTCCGTAAACAATTTCTTCATGTAACACTGTACCGTATTCATCTTTTACGATGATGATGAAACGCTGGTTGGCAGTATTATTGAGGTTCAGTTGAAATACGGGTTGGTTGTTCAACTGTCCTGCAATCTTCAATTCTGCGCCTCCAGTTGTTGTATCACCTGCTGAAGCGGTGAATCCTGTTGTTACTGCTAAAAGGGTAAATAAACCGATAGCTGCATTTTTAATTGTCTTTTTCATGTGCTTAATTTTTATTGTTTTGTATCTGAAACATAGGATATCCATAAATGATCAATTCAACGGGTGAATAAATTTTAATTCATGGGCCTTTTATTTCCCTATGTCTCAAAAAGTTTAAAAATCTTTTTTACTGTTTCTCTTTTTCAATGTGCAAGTATCGCCTGAAGCAAGCAAGGTGGGTCAAATGACTTCCGGAGTTGTTTGAACTGCAAAAAGCAGTTATTGTTTCAATGACAACACAAATGTAAACCCATTTTTTGCAGCATTCAAACCAAGATTCGATACTTTTTATGGCCTTAACTTTAAAAGTGAATCACTAAAACCCCTACTGACAAAGGCTTTCAGGAAAATATTTGAATGATGCCCAACAGGCTGTTTCAGGGGAGGTTAAATCAATGTTAACGCATTAAAAAGCGATATTTATGTGCAGGATATAGATGATTATCTTTGTTCCTCACAAATGATCATCCACTCTTTTTCATGAATTATTATATAATAGCAGGTGAAGCAAGCGGCGATTTGCACGGAAGCAATTTAATTAAGGAACTGCACCATAAAGACTCAATGGCAAATATCCGTTGCTGGGGTGGCGATAAAATGCAGGCTGCCGGTGCAACATTGGTAAAGCATTACCGAGACCTTGCATTTATGGGTTTTGTGGAAGTACTGAAAAATATCAGCATTATTTTTAAAAGCCTCTCGTTCTGCAAAGAAGATATTCTGCTGCATAAACCGGATGTATTAATATTAATTGATTATCCGGGCTTCAACTTACGTATTGCCAAATGGGCCAAAGAAAATAATATAAAGGTTGTTTATTACATTTCACCACAGGTATGGGCATGGAAAGAAAACAGGGTAAAGATGATGAAACAATGTATTGATCTGATGCTGGTGATTTTACCTTTCGAAAAAGAATACTATAAAAATAAATGGAACTGGGATGTTGAATATGTGGGGCATCCACTTGTTGAAGAAGTTGAAAATTTTCAATTGAAAAATCAGCGTGACCGTTTTTCTGACAAACCGGTTATTGCCCTTTTGCCCGGCAGCCGCAAACAGGAGATCTTAAAAAAACTTCCTGTTATGCTGGAAGTAAGTAAAGAATTTCCTGCATACCAGTTTATTATTGCCAGAGCCCCCGGCCTTGATGATTCATTTTATACAGAGATGATTAAAGAATACAGCAATGTATCATCAGTAAGCAATGAAACATATTCTTTGTTACAGCAATCAGCAGCAGCGCTTGTAACATCGGGTACTGCAACATTAGAAACAGCATTATTTAATGTGCCGCAGGTTGTATGCTATAAAGGCAATGAAATAAGTTACCAGATCGCCAAACGGCTGATTAACATCAAATACATTTCACTTGTTAATCTTATTATGGATAAAGAAGTGGTAAAAGAATTGATTCAGCATGAAATGAATGCAGAGTGTGTTATCTCCGAACTAAGTAAAATACTTCCCGGTAAAGAAAAAAGTAAATTAATCCTTACTGATTACAGGCTGCTTAAAGAAAAGCTGGATAAAGGTGGGTTTGCGTCGGCAAAAGCAGCAGATGCAATTCTTCAGTTTATGAATCGTTGAATAAGGACATTTAGCGGCTAATTGGCCCGAATTCAGTTGTAAATCAACAGAAAACCATGGATTATAATAATATTTAATGATTTACTTCTCAGATTAAAATTTTATTATTTACTTTGTCTGCAATCTATATTTAATCCTCCTTTCCTCCGAAAGCCTCCGTAAGCTCCAATTCTCCGTAGAAATTCCCTGAAACCGAATTACATACTCTTAAATCTGTTGCTCTATGCGCCTTTTTATGCCTACGTACCCTGCATCTCAAAAACATTTTTTTTGCGGTCAAAAACAATTAGTCAAAAGAATTCTTACTCTGGTATTTCTGTTTGTTTTCACAAATAACATATCGGCACAAAATGCGATTGTAACAGAAAATCTGTTAACAGGTAATCCTTCTTCAGAATGGGAAATACCAGGAAAAGGTGCAGGTGATTTAACTATCCAGGGCTTTGCAACTGATATCAGTGTTAATAGGAGTCAAACAATTAATTTCAAAATAAATACAGCTGCGGCTTCTTATACAGCTAAGATTTACCGTTTAGGTTATTACCAGGGAAATGGTGCCAGGTTTATTACCAATGCAACGATTACAGCACCGCTACCCCAAGCCCAACCTGCATGCGTTACAGACCCAGTTACCGGCTTAGTAGATTGCGGCAACTGGACAACCAGTGCTCAATGGGCGGTACCCGGAACTGCTGTTTCAGGCATTTATATTCTCCGTTTACAACGTACAGATATTGTAACTACTAATTGCAGTCATATAGTTTTTATAGTTAGAGATGATGCCAGTACTTCTGATTTATACTATCAAACTTCAGATGCAACCTGGCAGGCATATAATGGATATGGAGGTTATAGCCTGTATACAGGATCAACTGCTTATCCTGGAGGCCGTGCAGTTAAGGTAAGTTACAACCGTCCTATTACAACACGTGGCGGTGGTGGAGGAAGTTCACAGGAAAACTTTGTTTTTAACGCTGAATACCCTATGGTTCGCTGGTTGGAAAGAAATGGGTATGATGTAAGTTATACAACCAATATTGATGCAGACAGAAATGGTTCTTTAATTACAAATCACAAAGTATTCTTATCGGTAGGTCATGATGAATACTGGAGTGCTGCCCAACGCACCAATGTTGAAAATGCAAGAAATGCAGGTATCCATCTTGCTTTTTTCAGCGGCAATGAAGTTTACTGGAAAACCAGGTATGAAAACAGCGTTGATGGAAATAACACACCTTATAAAACCCTTGTTTGTTATAAAGAAGGTGTTGGTACAATGGGTGCAAATGTTTGTACCGGCAAATGCGATCCTTTGCCAACTATCTGGACAGGTTTATGGCGTGATGGTGGAACTTTTTCACCTGTTAATGATGGAAACAAACCGGAGAATACTCTTACAGGTCAAATCAGTGAAGTTGCAGCAACAGCCAATATGATTGTACCTGATACATATAAAAATTTACGCTTCTGGAGAAACACCTCCGTTGCTTCTTTAGCATCGGGCCAAAAACAATCCTGCCTTTTGGTACACTGGGATATGAATTTGATTATGAGAACTATGGAGACAATTATCCAAGCGGACGAATCACTATGTCCAGTACTATATTTCAGGGCAGAACACACAAACTCTCATTGTATAAACATATTAACGGTGCAAACTCAGCATGGGTGTTTGGTGCAGGTACAATACAATGGAGTTGGGGTTTAGATGATCAACATGACCAGGGCGATCAGCCTGAAAGTGCAGATATGCAGCAGGCAACTGTAAACCTTTTTGCAGATATGTCTGTTCAACCCGGTACGCTTCAATTGGGATTAGTTCCCGCTACAGCATCAACTGATGTAACAGCACCCAGTTCAGCCATTGTATCACCTGTAACCGGCGCAAATGCAATTGTTGGGTCTACTGTTACAATCACCGGAACAGCCACTGATGCAAATGCAGTTGCAGGAGTTGAGATATCAATTGATGGAGGAACAACATGGCATGTTGCTGAAGGAACAACCAGTTGGGCATACACATTCATGGCTCCCGCAACTGCAGGTGCCATTACAATCAAGTGCAGAGGGTACGATGATAGTGGAAATATGCAGGCAACTGCTGTATCAGGCCCAA carries:
- a CDS encoding carbohydrate binding family 9 domain-containing protein, with protein sequence MKGLFSLLFLLAAVLSYAGNEPERTIQANKIFTTPKIDGVLNEAIWQNAPVAENFVVNSPNYGEASAYATKVFVVYDNSSIYIGAYLYDDPKLVRTQLTARDGESRQDIDYFSVFFDTYNDDQNGFQFLVTSRNVQSDGRLSPNRSSQFGPPSDYSWDAVWESKVTMKEDGWVIEMKIPYSSLRFAKKDKQDWGINFQRYVRRSNESSYWNNINPNQNGFVNQFGRLSGLENLTPPLRLSFLPYITAGYRTTPTSKGRLNEFLRNGGMDVKYGVNESFTLDMTLIPDFGQVISDNVINNLSPFEVQFQENRPFFTEGTEIFNKGGLFYSRRVGATPSGYYNARSIGSTDSTKIISNPGVVQLLNATKFSGRTKQKLGIGIFNAIGAQMFAEVENINNKQQQRIQTEPLTNYNLIVIDQALKGRSSITLTNANTTRSGAARDANVTGSDIALFGKSNKYGLQGKFDYSQIMGANPYNGFKSLVTLGKVSGKIQYSLSSSIESDKYDPNDLGFLVAPNEVMTQFKINYVHATPTKKFNAYNFGFGIRHEMLYKPFVFANIRYSASAFWFFKNFWDVSIAAEYQPLWQKDYFELRTPGKFLRQVPWAFLRISGSSDSRKKLFGRYVLGFAESVDIKDDPYIVINPGLRYRFSDRFSLDVDMSLKDDRGQFGYAFKREANGEPIVGRRRNKDITTLISGIYNFTSRMNLTLRARHYWSRIEYHSFYNVGADGWRTDRAFVPGQDQNFNVWNMDVFYTWDFNYGSRFIIGWKNWLANDFPIDGNRYKHYAANATRMLASPHGNEITARMIFFIDYLKLKRKKESKAGA
- a CDS encoding LexA family transcriptional regulator, which translates into the protein MAMANQNMKYLRKLRGFTQDEFAQKIGIKRSLVGAYEEERAEPNYEVLETVSDLFKVSIDDLLRKDLSETKGSYLAKRRQLKMLAETNVIHFVPVKAAAGYLNGYADPEFLDELNTFTLPMLTSGTYRAFEIIGDSMMPTPSGSVIVGAKVENLDDVKNNNAYIVLSKSEGVVYKRVLKSNRSKNKLTLLSDNPVYQPYQVNTEDVLEFWSAQMVISKVGQGQRWDVSNLASLVTNLQDQVNNLKKKMN
- a CDS encoding serine hydrolase — its product is MQLINPGLNSSVTIRQLLAHESGYSDYTDEYMLQVSVAFQPARVWNAFETISFCHQINVPGAERQYSSTNYIMLGAIIETVTGKPMEQHYRERFFDKLGFTSMYLGGRESQNGHGELAAPHDNLSMFNPVFQMTGQPTFPDAYTNITRFPLDAIVSLAFSGGGIVSNAAELAEWRNALFGGRATSASTLQAMVNSIPATSDEDGDYLGYGIWTNKKISTTDYFVGHNGSAIGYRSLMMYQPDRKMTIALVTNYAGCNPYLIEKALYEALPNFICGNDNRKEWKILLCYKGKDICVAREAAPVHINKGAYLGSCSMELPAVQTSGTNSSIDQTNEETAFTAYPNPFSNQVTIQLKASKSGVVSLNLYDLNGKLVKHLFTGNMQEGTMKQVILQSNGLPAGTYICRLQTNAGISNRRLILNK
- a CDS encoding CBS domain-containing protein; the protein is MRTAADILKNKPHIFNVIDADAKVIEALQLMSSVNLSYLVVKKMNEFAGIFSERDYSRNVILKGLHSDSATVKEVMGSNLPVIGSEESVESCMKLLNSHKTRYLLVFDNTQFQGVITINDVLREAIAHKGIALDEQVVKETTEMQDKIF
- the lpxB gene encoding lipid-A-disaccharide synthase; translated protein: MNYYIIAGEASGDLHGSNLIKELHHKDSMANIRCWGGDKMQAAGATLVKHYRDLAFMGFVEVLKNISIIFKSLSFCKEDILLHKPDVLILIDYPGFNLRIAKWAKENNIKVVYYISPQVWAWKENRVKMMKQCIDLMLVILPFEKEYYKNKWNWDVEYVGHPLVEEVENFQLKNQRDRFSDKPVIALLPGSRKQEILKKLPVMLEVSKEFPAYQFIIARAPGLDDSFYTEMIKEYSNVSSVSNETYSLLQQSAAALVTSGTATLETALFNVPQVVCYKGNEISYQIAKRLINIKYISLVNLIMDKEVVKELIQHEMNAECVISELSKILPGKEKSKLILTDYRLLKEKLDKGGFASAKAADAILQFMNR